In Sporichthya polymorpha DSM 43042, a genomic segment contains:
- a CDS encoding PucR family transcriptional regulator: MPAPAPDRELGAALIAAAARRLDARRSEFIAGMVDRFAVVIPPLQHDDEMQAMLAASTEANVAVALHLLEQGIDPHVVEPAPAAAQYARRLAQQGIPLSALLRAYRLGHADFVEAMLHEISTDPAGNPRTVAAASAVVVRESAAFVDSVSELVVLAYETEREAWARNDSTLRASRIRVLLEGEDVEVRAAERALGYPLAQVHVAVAVWFDEGGPLRGDELIRLERSCAAAATLVGGQYLFSARDEGSATVWFSRPGDGPDVGKLADALADADGPAPRIALGRPGAGLAGFRVTHRQAEQAKRVAVVAGAAGGPVTDFADVGAVALLCHDLPAARAFVADTLGPLAADDENAERLRETLRVFLATNGSYTAAAELLNLHKNSVQYRITKAEQLCGRPLRAERFDVEFALRACHLLGPAVLRAD, from the coding sequence GTGCCTGCCCCTGCCCCCGACCGGGAACTCGGCGCCGCGCTGATCGCCGCGGCGGCCCGCCGGTTGGACGCGCGCCGGAGCGAGTTCATCGCCGGGATGGTCGACCGGTTCGCCGTGGTGATCCCCCCGCTGCAGCACGACGACGAGATGCAGGCGATGCTGGCCGCGAGCACCGAGGCAAACGTCGCCGTCGCGCTGCACCTGCTGGAGCAGGGGATCGACCCGCACGTCGTCGAGCCGGCCCCGGCGGCCGCGCAGTACGCCCGGCGCCTGGCGCAGCAGGGGATCCCGCTCTCTGCGCTGCTGCGTGCCTACCGGCTCGGGCACGCCGACTTCGTGGAGGCGATGCTTCACGAGATCAGCACCGACCCGGCCGGCAACCCCAGGACGGTCGCGGCCGCGAGCGCCGTCGTGGTGCGCGAGTCCGCGGCGTTCGTGGACTCCGTCTCCGAGCTCGTCGTGCTCGCCTACGAGACCGAGCGGGAGGCGTGGGCCCGCAACGACTCGACGCTGCGCGCCTCGCGGATCCGCGTCCTGCTCGAGGGTGAGGACGTCGAGGTCCGCGCGGCCGAGCGCGCGCTCGGCTACCCGCTCGCGCAGGTGCACGTCGCGGTCGCGGTCTGGTTCGACGAGGGCGGCCCGCTGCGCGGGGACGAGCTGATCCGCCTGGAGCGCTCGTGCGCCGCGGCCGCGACCCTGGTCGGTGGGCAGTACCTGTTCAGCGCGCGGGACGAGGGGAGCGCCACCGTCTGGTTCTCCCGCCCGGGCGACGGGCCCGACGTCGGCAAACTGGCCGACGCCCTCGCCGACGCCGACGGGCCGGCGCCGCGGATCGCCCTCGGCCGGCCCGGTGCCGGCCTCGCCGGGTTCCGGGTCACACACCGGCAGGCGGAGCAGGCCAAGCGCGTCGCGGTCGTCGCGGGTGCGGCGGGCGGGCCGGTCACCGACTTCGCCGACGTCGGCGCGGTCGCGCTGCTCTGCCACGACCTCCCCGCCGCGCGCGCGTTCGTCGCCGACACCCTCGGACCGCTGGCGGCGGACGACGAGAACGCCGAACGGCTGCGCGAGACCCTGCGCGTCTTCCTCGCGACCAACGGCAGCTACACCGCCGCCGCCGAACTGCTGAACCTGCACAAGAACTCGGTCCAGTACCGGATCACCAAGGCCGAGCAGCTCTGCGGCCGGCCACTGCGGGCCGAGCGCTTCGACGTCGAGTTCGCCCTGCGGGCCTGCCACCTCCTCGGTCCGGCCGTGCTGCGGGCGGACTGA